The following nucleotide sequence is from Pseudarthrobacter psychrotolerans.
CCACAAAGGGCACCACTTTGCGGAGCTCTATCAGGGGAAGCCCTGCGGCTTCGGCTGCTGCCACCATGGACAACGGAATGGACGGCAGGTCGGTACCCGTCTCGATGGCCAGCGCAGCCACTCCCCGTTCCGCGAGCTCCCAGATGTAGCCAACACGCCGCTTATCCGTTGCTGCGACCAAGGCCTGGCCGCCGGTGAGCAGCAGTTCACCGCCGCCAAGTAACGGGGCGATGTCCAATACCTCACTGGAGTGAATCCAGCGCAGCTGCGTCTCGGCCGCGACGGCCGCCGCTGCGCGGATCACAGGATCCGCCGGTGTGAGGGTGGAATGTTTCAAAACATCCTGTAAGCGAATTGGCATGACACTCCGTCGCGTAAGTGGGCAATGTTCATGACACATTGTATGTGGTGGTTGTGGCGTGAGCCACATAATCTGGGTTTATCCCTTTTACTCATGGAGGCTCCCCCATGCAAGACAACCTCTCCACAACGCAGCCGGGGTCGGCAATGACGCCGACCGAGGACTGCGAAGCCTGGCTTCAGCCCATTCCCGAATCCCAGCGCACGCACAAAGTTTCCGGCCAGTTCTGGATCTGGGCCGGCGCCAACCTTGCACCGATCAACTGGGTGCTCGGCGCACTCGGCATCCACCTCGGCCTCGGATTTGCCGACACCGTCACCGTTCTGGTCCTGGGGAACCTGATCGGCATGTTGCTGTTCGGCTGCTTCGTACTCCTGGGCCAAAAGACCGGCGCCACCGGCATGGTCCTGGCCCGCGCAGCGTTCGGCCGCCGCGGCAACTACCTGCCGGCAGCCATCCAGGCACTCCTGGTGATCGGCTGGTGCGCGGTCAACACCTGGATCATCCTGGACCTGGTCATGGCCCTGTTCGGCACGCTCGGCTGGGTGGATCCCACAGCACACAACTACGGCTGGAAGATCGGAGTTGCCACCACCATCATGGCTGCCCAGGTTGCCATCGCCTGGTTCGGCTACAAGGCCATCGCGGCGTTCGAAAAGTGGACCGTCCCGCCCACCATCATCATCCTGGCCGTGATGTCGGCCGTCGCCTGGTTCGGCATGAAGATCGACTGGGGCTATGCCGGCCCCGCCGGCAACATCCTGGAAGGTTCCGAACGGATCGCGGCCATGAGCGCTGTGATGACCGCCATCGGCATCGGCTGGGGCATCACCTGGTTTACCTACGCCGCCGACTACTCCCGGTTTGTGAGCACCGAAGTTCCCAAGCGCAAGGTCTACCTGGCATCCGTCCTGGGCCAGTTCATCCCCGTCGTGTGGCTGGGAATCCTCGGCGCCAGCCTGGCCACCAACAGCGGTGAGATCGACCCCGGAAAACTCATCGTCCAAAACTTCGGAGTCATGGCACTGCCCGTACTGCTGATGGTGCTGCACGGACCGATCGCCACCAACATCCTGAACATCTACACGTTCTCGGTGGCAACCCAATCGCTGGATATCACTATCAGCCGACGCAAGCTCAACCTGTTCGTCGGTGTTTTCTCCCTCGCCGCCGTCGTCTTCTTCATTTTCCAGGAAGACTTCGCCGCAGTCCTGGACGCGTGGCTCATCGGGCTCGTAGCCTGGGTTGCCGCCTGGGGCGGAGTCATGCTGGTCCACTACTTCTGGCTTGAGAAGCGTTGGCCGGGCAACCCGGACCGGCTCTTCGACGCCGTGGGCACCAAACGGCTCCCCGAAGTCAATTGGGCCGGCGTTGTGTCACTCCTGGTGGGCATCTTCGCCACGTGGCTGTTTATGTACGGACTGGTTCCCGCTATGCAGGGTCCGATAGCCGTAGCCCTGGGCGGCTGGGACCTCTCCTGGCTCGCAGGTGGGCTGGCCAGCGCCGGCACCTACGCCCTCCTGGGCCCGGCATACCACCGCAGGCACCTGGACTCCGCATTGCCAGCCGCCACAGTTGCCCAGGCGACGGCCGACCTGCGGTTCGCCACCCAGCCCGGTTCACGGGCCGGACTCTGACGAGATCACCACACACAAAGAAGCGCCCGACGGCGGCAGTCTCCTGCCGCCGTCGGGCGCTTCTTTGTAGTACGGTCAGCCCGTCAGGCGACGCCTGCGGCGAGCACGCGCTCCACGTCCGCCACCTGCGGGTAGGCTGCCTGCGTTCCCTTGCGTGTGGTGGCCAGTGCGGCGGCTACCGAGGCGAAGGCCGCGGCGCCAGCCAGCGGAGCACCGGCTGACAGGCGGGCGGCCACGGCACCGGTGAAGGCGTCGCCCGCGCCGGTGGTATCCACGGCCTTGACCTTGACGGGTGCCACCCGGACCAGCTGCTGCCCGGAAGGAGCCAGCGAATCCAGCACCACGGAGCCGTGGGCACCCAGCGTGACGAGGACCCGTTGGAGTCCCCACTCGGCGAAGCGCAGCCTGACCGCTTCCCAGTCTCTGACATCCGCGTCGCTGCCGGGAATTTCGGCGGAGCCGAGGAACAGCGACGCCTCGTGGGCGTTGACGAGGAGGACGTCGGTCAGGTCCGCCAGCTGCTGCGGGATTTCCGCGTAAGGCGAGAGGTTCAGCAGAACTGTGGCGCCGGCGTCGTGCCCTGCCCGGGCGGCGGCCTCAACCGTGTCAAGGCTGACCTCCAGGCAGAGACAGACCACGGCGGCGCCGTCGAACGCCTCAGCCTCGACGGCGACGTCCGCCGGCGAGAGGGTGCCGTTGGCGCCGGCCGAGATGATGATGTTGTTCTCGCCGTCGGAATCCACGGCGATGACGGCGACGCCGGTGGCCTCAGTTGGTGAGGTCCGCACGCCGGAGATGTCCACCCCGGCGCCGGCAGCGGAGGACAGGAGCATGTCGCCGTTGGCGTCCACACCGACGGCACCCACAAGGCTGACGTTCCCGCCCAGCAGGCTGGCGGCGACGGCCTGGTTGGCGCTCTTGCCACCCGGGTTCACGGCGAAACCTTTGCCGTGCACGGTTTCACCCGGCAGCGGCAGCCGCTCGCAATAGATGGTCAGGTCCGCGTTCAGGGAACCGACGACGACGATCCGGCCTTGGGAGCCGGCTGTTGCGGAACTCATTCGGTCACCTCAGCCTCGACGGGCTTGGGGATGAGGAGCGACGCGGCGAACGCGGCCACCGTGATGACCAGGCCCGTCACAACCACGGAGAGGTAGGACGCTTTTGCGTCGCCGGCAGCCGAAGTGGCCACCAGAACGGCCGGCAGCACCAGGAAGCTCAGGCCGGCGCCCAGGTTGAAGGCGCCCGCGTTCATGCCGGGCAGGAATCCCGGGTTTCCGGCGGGTGAGAGGACAACTCCGAGTCCGTTCAGCATGATGTTGACCGTACCGGCGTACATGATGCCCAGCAAGACCGTTCCGGCGATCATCATGGGCAGGCTGCTGAGGCCGAAGAACGCGATGATGGCCAGGGCGGCGATGCTGCCCAGCATGCCGATGCGCAGGACCTTGGTGTAGCCGAGCACCGGCGCGAGCCTGCCGCTGATGGGACCCACCAGCCAGCCGAGCAGGGCGTACGGGGTGAGGATGATCAAAGACATTTCGGTCGGGCCGATGCCGAATCCCGGGTCCGCGGCCTGTACATAGGCCGGCACGATCCCGTTGATGACGGCGAAGATACCGGTCATGGTCAGCGTGGTGGTCAGCAGCGGCGCCCAGGTGGAGCGCTGGCGCAGGTGGATGGTTTCCACCATGGGCTCTTTGGCGCGCTTTTCCACGGACCAGAAGCAGTAGAACGCGACGGCGGCGACCACCACCAGTCCGATCGCCAGCATGAGCGTGCCGGGTGCGAAGGCGCCCACCAGCTTGGAGCCCTCGTTAAGGGCGGTGAGCAGCGCACCCACGGCGACGACGATGAAGAACACGCCCAGCCAGTCCATGGAGGTGCCGGCGGCCGGCTTGCTTTCCCCGGCGAGGACGGCGATCAGGGCGGTGGCGGCGACGGCCAGGACCACCATGAGCCAGAAGATGCTGCGGAACCCGAAGTGCTCGGCGAAATAGCCGCCCACAAAGGAGTCCACGCCGGCCACGCCACCGTTGACCGCGGTGATGAGGCCCATAAGCGTCCCGTATTTACGCGGACTGCTGACGGCGGAGCGCAGCATGATCAGGCACAGCGGCACGGTGGGGCCGCTGACGCCCTGGATGATGCGGCCCACAAAGAGCCACGTCACGTCCGGGGCCATGGCCGCGATGACGGATCCGACGGCCATCATCAGCATCATGCCGATCAGGATTTTCTTGCGGCCGATGATGTCGCTCAGGCGGGGCAGGAAGAGGGAAAAGAGTG
It contains:
- a CDS encoding cytosine permease, coding for MQDNLSTTQPGSAMTPTEDCEAWLQPIPESQRTHKVSGQFWIWAGANLAPINWVLGALGIHLGLGFADTVTVLVLGNLIGMLLFGCFVLLGQKTGATGMVLARAAFGRRGNYLPAAIQALLVIGWCAVNTWIILDLVMALFGTLGWVDPTAHNYGWKIGVATTIMAAQVAIAWFGYKAIAAFEKWTVPPTIIILAVMSAVAWFGMKIDWGYAGPAGNILEGSERIAAMSAVMTAIGIGWGITWFTYAADYSRFVSTEVPKRKVYLASVLGQFIPVVWLGILGASLATNSGEIDPGKLIVQNFGVMALPVLLMVLHGPIATNILNIYTFSVATQSLDITISRRKLNLFVGVFSLAAVVFFIFQEDFAAVLDAWLIGLVAWVAAWGGVMLVHYFWLEKRWPGNPDRLFDAVGTKRLPEVNWAGVVSLLVGIFATWLFMYGLVPAMQGPIAVALGGWDLSWLAGGLASAGTYALLGPAYHRRHLDSALPAATVAQATADLRFATQPGSRAGL
- a CDS encoding ribokinase produces the protein MSSATAGSQGRIVVVGSLNADLTIYCERLPLPGETVHGKGFAVNPGGKSANQAVAASLLGGNVSLVGAVGVDANGDMLLSSAAGAGVDISGVRTSPTEATGVAVIAVDSDGENNIIISAGANGTLSPADVAVEAEAFDGAAVVCLCLEVSLDTVEAAARAGHDAGATVLLNLSPYAEIPQQLADLTDVLLVNAHEASLFLGSAEIPGSDADVRDWEAVRLRFAEWGLQRVLVTLGAHGSVVLDSLAPSGQQLVRVAPVKVKAVDTTGAGDAFTGAVAARLSAGAPLAGAAAFASVAAALATTRKGTQAAYPQVADVERVLAAGVA
- a CDS encoding MFS transporter, with the translated sequence MSATLTEAKTSRGNVTALMVALLAACVAFQLNASMLSPALVTMGKELNTDQAVIGLSQTWFFTAAALFSLFLPRLSDIIGRKKILIGMMLMMAVGSVIAAMAPDVTWLFVGRIIQGVSGPTVPLCLIMLRSAVSSPRKYGTLMGLITAVNGGVAGVDSFVGGYFAEHFGFRSIFWLMVVLAVAATALIAVLAGESKPAAGTSMDWLGVFFIVVAVGALLTALNEGSKLVGAFAPGTLMLAIGLVVVAAVAFYCFWSVEKRAKEPMVETIHLRQRSTWAPLLTTTLTMTGIFAVINGIVPAYVQAADPGFGIGPTEMSLIILTPYALLGWLVGPISGRLAPVLGYTKVLRIGMLGSIAALAIIAFFGLSSLPMMIAGTVLLGIMYAGTVNIMLNGLGVVLSPAGNPGFLPGMNAGAFNLGAGLSFLVLPAVLVATSAAGDAKASYLSVVVTGLVITVAAFAASLLIPKPVEAEVTE